One part of the Patescibacteria group bacterium genome encodes these proteins:
- the recR gene encoding recombination mediator RecR encodes MPTYADAIQELIERLNRLPGIGPKSAERLAFHLVKAPVTEREQLTRAITNVQTGVHRCSTCGQWSGADPCRICADVKRNTALLCVVAETQDVAAIERTHEFRGFYHVLGGVVNPLAGITGDDLHVDKLLTRLKNPSTQITEVIFGLNPDLEGETTMLYLTKLLRPLNLKLTRLARGLPMGSNLEYADEVTLGDAMKGRRTV; translated from the coding sequence ATGCCAACCTACGCTGACGCCATCCAGGAACTCATTGAGCGGCTGAACCGCCTGCCGGGTATTGGCCCCAAGTCAGCAGAACGTCTGGCGTTCCATTTGGTGAAAGCGCCAGTGACCGAGCGGGAGCAGCTCACGCGGGCGATTACCAATGTCCAAACCGGCGTGCACCGTTGCAGCACCTGCGGCCAGTGGAGCGGCGCCGACCCCTGCCGCATTTGCGCGGATGTGAAACGCAACACGGCGTTGCTGTGCGTGGTGGCCGAAACCCAGGACGTGGCCGCCATTGAACGCACGCATGAATTTCGCGGGTTCTACCACGTGCTGGGTGGGGTGGTCAATCCCCTGGCTGGGATTACAGGCGATGATTTGCATGTCGACAAACTGCTGACGCGACTCAAAAACCCAAGTACACAAATAACTGAGGTGATCTTTGGCTTAAACCCAGACTTGGAAGGCGAAACGACGATGCTCTACCTCACCAAGCTGCTCCGACCACTCAACCTGAAGCTTACCCGCCTGGCGCGAGGTCTGCCCATGGGCTCAAACCTGGAGTATGCGGATGAAGTGACGTTGGGGGATGCGATGAAGGGGAGAAGGACGGTTTGA
- a CDS encoding YbaB/EbfC family nucleoid-associated protein: MFEKLKQIKDYRSQAKKIQSSLKTELVEGSGGWGKVKVSMDGNLEVQDVTIEPDMLHPEKASDVQKAVAEAVNDATKKAQKKMASRVKEMGGLPNLPV, encoded by the coding sequence ATGTTTGAAAAGCTGAAGCAGATAAAAGATTACCGCAGCCAAGCCAAGAAGATCCAGAGCTCGCTAAAAACAGAGCTGGTGGAAGGCAGTGGCGGCTGGGGCAAAGTGAAAGTTTCCATGGATGGTAACTTGGAAGTGCAGGATGTGACAATCGAGCCTGATATGCTCCACCCAGAAAAAGCCAGTGACGTGCAAAAGGCCGTGGCCGAAGCCGTGAACGACGCCACCAAGAAGGCGCAGAAGAAAATGGCCAGCCGGGTGAAAGAAATGGGTGGTCTCCCCAACCTCCCGGTCTAG
- the dnaB gene encoding replicative DNA helicase codes for MVDTHSLEKLPPQNLEAEQALLGSLLIDKDAIIKVADILQPTDFYRDLNGKIYEAMQELYTAQEPIDVVSLANRLEERKLLEKLGGMSALTALANAVPTASHVVSYANIVQRKSTLRRLLHAASQITSLAYQEEANVEGVLDEAEQEVFGVSQRYLKQNFIPIRSVLTEAFDRIDELHKGAGKLRGITSGFPDIDKLLAGFQKSDLIIVAARPSMGKTTLAMDFARYAAVKARVPVGIFSLEMSKEQLVDKMLCAEAGVDLWKMRTGRLSDRPEDNDFPKIGHAMGVLSEAPLYIDDSATSNVMMMRTKARRLQAEHGLGMIVVDYLQLMEGRSNSENRVQEVAEITRGLKAIARELSIPVIALSQLSRAVESRERKIPMLADLRESGSIEQDADVVMFIYRPAMYDRENIDPMKKNVAEIHVAKHRNGPTGQVDLIFNDNKVRFESRADEKFTGPAPL; via the coding sequence CTCTGGAAAAACTCCCCCCGCAGAACCTGGAGGCCGAACAGGCGCTTTTGGGCTCTTTACTCATTGATAAAGACGCTATTATTAAGGTCGCGGACATTCTGCAACCCACGGATTTCTACCGGGACTTGAACGGTAAGATCTACGAGGCCATGCAGGAACTGTACACTGCCCAGGAACCCATTGACGTGGTGAGCTTGGCCAACCGCTTAGAAGAGCGAAAGCTCTTAGAAAAACTGGGTGGCATGAGTGCCCTTACCGCCCTGGCCAATGCTGTGCCTACGGCCAGCCACGTGGTGAGCTACGCCAACATTGTGCAGCGAAAATCCACGCTCCGCCGGCTGCTCCACGCCGCTTCGCAAATCACTTCCCTGGCCTATCAGGAAGAAGCAAATGTGGAGGGCGTGCTGGACGAAGCTGAGCAAGAGGTCTTTGGCGTCTCCCAGCGTTACCTAAAGCAGAACTTCATCCCCATTCGCTCTGTCCTGACCGAGGCGTTTGACCGCATTGATGAACTCCACAAAGGCGCAGGCAAACTGCGCGGCATTACCAGCGGCTTCCCAGACATTGATAAACTCCTGGCTGGGTTCCAAAAAAGTGACCTGATCATTGTCGCTGCCCGCCCGAGCATGGGCAAAACGACGCTTGCTATGGACTTTGCCCGGTACGCGGCGGTGAAGGCCCGGGTTCCGGTTGGTATCTTCTCTTTGGAAATGTCCAAGGAGCAGCTGGTGGACAAAATGCTGTGCGCTGAAGCCGGGGTGGACCTCTGGAAAATGCGCACCGGCCGCTTGTCTGACCGGCCCGAGGACAATGACTTCCCCAAGATTGGCCATGCCATGGGTGTGCTGAGCGAAGCCCCGCTGTACATTGATGACTCCGCCACCAGCAACGTCATGATGATGCGTACCAAAGCCCGCCGCTTGCAGGCGGAGCACGGCCTGGGCATGATTGTGGTGGACTACTTGCAGCTCATGGAAGGCCGATCCAATTCGGAAAACCGGGTACAAGAAGTGGCGGAAATTACCCGCGGCCTCAAAGCAATTGCCCGCGAGCTGAGCATTCCAGTCATTGCCCTGTCCCAGCTCTCCCGCGCCGTGGAAAGCCGGGAACGGAAAATCCCTATGCTGGCTGACCTCCGCGAGTCTGGGAGCATTGAGCAAGATGCCGACGTGGTCATGTTCATTTACCGCCCAGCCATGTACGACCGTGAAAATATTGACCCGATGAAGAAGAACGTTGCAGAAATTCACGTGGCCAAGCATCGCAATGGCCCCACCGGCCAGGTTGATCTCATCTTCAACGATAATAAAGTGCGGTTTGAAAGCCGGGCAGATGAAAAATTTACCGGCCCCGCTCCTCTCTAA